A window of the Streptomyces sp. Ag109_O5-10 genome harbors these coding sequences:
- a CDS encoding trypsin-like peptidase domain-containing protein gives MAGRGPRTGSGRRMAEAARETVREWGPELDERLVRIRDLAGRPRGTGFLADHHGTLITSHEAVDGLARIVLHAAGDRTCVVGSDAVVPLPAHDLALVRTEGLAVDPLPITVRERIPAGAYVRIAADRWREARVLAATQVTYTATDRFHLLEDALELAIGTAGRDALRLGGGAAGGPVLDAETGAVLAVLGTALQSGQRDVGFAVPLHRTGSGPLADLLATNAATVPAYGIDLNLAGVLELTATSVGQDGPPGALAGYVGRTPPHMTAPRRGAGNRATSPCAPAVAPPPFMALTGELTDPVQPVERSVTSAELSAFAEGTGTDAGTGKPAATVLALVGAPGTGRTTELAALAARRAREATPAPTLWLRGADLRDADDSVAAAARRSLERAVRIVAASRSQLPGDLGELTVERLARRAACAGRPLLLLLDGPEEMPPVLAHRLPAWTEGTADWLRDTGARLLLACREEYWEQAGTEFPPELLHQGTGDPACVRLTDLTPDEAHRARSRYGIPDGALIKRDARHPLTLRLLCEVRAALPDAPDDGDPLDRHDVLAAYLDLMCLRIAVRLAAENGLRGTAVRRLAARVSGQVHEAARRSLGPGQGELDRESFEAVFPWGPVPAHLGGGSGWASAVLTEGLLVPAGGGYRFAHEELADWIQGMHLDLDEALHALVHRPRSPLGAHPLPVPHHRVGPVVQALLLLDREYGPARLAPRLDELAHALDLDPGSWWAARLLAQTLLRLPDATPYTGVLRLLADRVVGRQRTAPPEFGPDFWTELALPDIDRFDLLRRLVLADEPLPETVGISRFGPRPTRPPTPPTAPPPTRPSTEDPDGTAPRYLDAVARLLAADPVAVQPCLTRWFDDERPLPAMPHATVATAAQALLHTHRHRALDELTEVLVDAAHRRGDELLAVLAEDEPSAVCRAVDRWAHDERPARRVAAVVHGLRTAPHVHSEPDRELLRYAALALLARPADCTLHGGALALLVRDPVTRARHLPQALRHFADGDHQLTPAALLPALATHSDEVLEAFRARLRGPEAGQVLRTLAHVTAPALAQRVTELVLEAAALRPELAGQVAGFVERRLDQGAESRTVLLPLVTELLDEGPEPVRAALATVLGAAGTLASRPLRQELLEFLLDRERDPGVLDALLHAAAAQREDDGDGMRELVRRTGLLLVRTPDGATRFDRGLVDLGRHVPGFAALMARWLTDTPQEWAAVVGPSTRRMLGNLAGVRVPA, from the coding sequence ATGGCGGGACGGGGCCCGCGGACCGGGAGCGGCCGCCGCATGGCGGAGGCTGCGCGGGAGACGGTGCGGGAGTGGGGGCCGGAGCTGGACGAACGGCTGGTCCGGATCCGGGACCTCGCCGGGCGCCCGCGCGGCACCGGTTTCCTGGCCGATCACCACGGGACGCTCATCACCAGCCACGAGGCCGTCGACGGCCTGGCCCGGATCGTGCTGCACGCGGCCGGGGACCGCACCTGCGTGGTCGGCTCGGACGCCGTCGTCCCACTGCCCGCCCACGACCTGGCCCTGGTCCGCACCGAGGGCCTCGCCGTGGACCCGCTCCCGATCACCGTACGGGAGCGCATCCCGGCCGGTGCCTACGTGCGCATCGCCGCCGACCGCTGGCGCGAGGCCCGCGTACTGGCCGCGACGCAGGTGACGTACACCGCCACCGACCGCTTCCACCTGCTCGAGGACGCCCTGGAGCTGGCGATCGGCACAGCGGGCCGGGACGCCCTGCGGCTGGGCGGCGGCGCGGCCGGCGGCCCGGTCCTGGACGCGGAGACCGGCGCGGTCCTGGCCGTCCTCGGCACCGCCCTCCAGTCCGGCCAGCGCGACGTGGGCTTCGCCGTCCCCCTCCACCGCACCGGCAGCGGCCCCCTCGCCGACCTCCTGGCCACCAACGCGGCCACGGTTCCCGCCTACGGCATCGACCTCAACCTTGCGGGCGTACTCGAACTGACAGCGACCTCAGTGGGCCAGGACGGCCCTCCGGGAGCCCTGGCCGGCTACGTGGGCCGCACCCCTCCCCACATGACAGCGCCCCGAAGGGGCGCGGGGAACCGCGCGACCAGCCCCTGCGCACCCGCAGTCGCCCCACCACCTTTCATGGCACTCACCGGCGAACTCACCGACCCCGTGCAACCGGTCGAACGCTCGGTCACCTCAGCGGAACTGTCGGCCTTCGCCGAAGGCACCGGCACCGATGCCGGCACCGGAAAGCCCGCGGCCACTGTCCTGGCCCTGGTCGGCGCCCCCGGCACCGGCCGCACCACCGAGCTCGCCGCACTCGCCGCCCGTCGCGCCCGCGAAGCGACCCCCGCTCCCACCCTCTGGCTCCGCGGCGCCGACCTCAGGGACGCCGACGACTCCGTCGCCGCCGCGGCCCGCCGCTCCCTGGAGCGCGCGGTCCGGATCGTCGCGGCCTCCCGCTCCCAACTACCCGGTGACCTCGGCGAGTTGACCGTGGAGCGGCTGGCCAGGCGGGCGGCCTGCGCCGGCCGCCCGCTGCTCCTGCTGCTCGACGGCCCCGAGGAGATGCCCCCGGTCCTCGCCCACCGGCTCCCCGCCTGGACCGAGGGCACCGCCGACTGGCTGCGCGACACCGGCGCCCGCCTGCTGCTGGCCTGCCGCGAGGAGTACTGGGAGCAGGCCGGCACCGAGTTCCCGCCCGAGCTGCTGCACCAGGGCACCGGCGATCCCGCCTGCGTCCGGCTGACCGACCTCACCCCCGACGAGGCCCACCGCGCCCGCTCCCGCTACGGCATCCCCGACGGCGCCCTCATCAAACGCGACGCCCGGCACCCGCTCACCCTGCGCTTGCTCTGCGAGGTCCGGGCCGCCCTCCCGGACGCCCCGGACGACGGCGACCCGCTCGACCGGCACGACGTCCTCGCCGCCTACCTCGACCTGATGTGCCTGCGCATCGCGGTCCGCCTGGCCGCCGAGAACGGCCTGCGCGGCACGGCCGTACGACGGCTCGCCGCCCGGGTCTCCGGGCAGGTGCACGAGGCCGCCAGGCGCAGTCTCGGTCCCGGGCAGGGAGAGCTGGACCGGGAGTCGTTCGAAGCTGTGTTCCCCTGGGGACCCGTCCCGGCCCACCTCGGCGGCGGCTCCGGCTGGGCCTCCGCCGTGCTCACCGAGGGCCTGCTGGTGCCCGCGGGCGGCGGCTACCGATTCGCCCACGAAGAGCTCGCGGACTGGATCCAGGGCATGCACCTGGACCTGGACGAGGCCCTGCACGCCCTCGTCCACCGCCCCCGCAGCCCCCTGGGCGCCCACCCGCTGCCCGTCCCGCACCACAGGGTCGGCCCGGTCGTCCAGGCCCTGCTGCTCCTCGACCGCGAGTACGGGCCCGCCCGACTCGCGCCGCGGCTCGACGAGTTGGCGCACGCCCTCGACCTGGACCCCGGCTCCTGGTGGGCCGCGCGCCTGCTCGCCCAGACCCTGCTGCGGCTGCCCGACGCGACCCCGTACACCGGGGTGCTGCGGCTGCTCGCCGACCGGGTCGTGGGCCGGCAGCGCACCGCGCCCCCGGAGTTCGGCCCGGACTTCTGGACCGAGCTCGCCCTCCCGGACATCGACCGCTTCGATCTGCTGCGCAGGCTCGTCCTCGCCGACGAGCCGCTGCCGGAGACCGTCGGCATCAGCCGCTTCGGACCCCGGCCGACCCGTCCGCCCACCCCGCCGACCGCCCCTCCGCCCACCCGCCCGTCGACGGAGGACCCGGACGGCACCGCCCCCCGCTACCTGGACGCCGTGGCCCGGCTGCTGGCCGCCGACCCCGTCGCCGTACAGCCGTGTCTCACCCGCTGGTTCGACGACGAGCGGCCGCTGCCCGCGATGCCGCACGCCACCGTGGCGACGGCGGCCCAGGCGCTGCTGCACACCCACCGGCACCGGGCCCTGGACGAGCTGACCGAGGTGCTGGTGGACGCGGCGCACCGGCGCGGCGACGAACTGCTCGCCGTGCTGGCCGAGGACGAGCCGTCGGCGGTGTGCCGGGCCGTGGACCGCTGGGCGCACGACGAGCGCCCGGCCCGCCGGGTGGCCGCCGTGGTCCACGGGCTGCGCACCGCCCCGCACGTGCACAGCGAACCCGACCGCGAACTGCTCCGCTACGCCGCCCTCGCCCTGCTCGCCCGCCCCGCCGACTGCACCCTGCACGGCGGCGCCCTGGCCCTGCTGGTCCGCGATCCGGTGACCCGCGCCCGCCATCTCCCGCAGGCGCTGCGCCACTTCGCCGACGGCGACCACCAGCTCACCCCCGCCGCCCTGCTCCCCGCCCTCGCCACCCACTCCGACGAGGTCCTGGAGGCCTTCCGCGCGCGGCTGCGCGGACCGGAGGCGGGTCAGGTGCTGCGCACCCTAGCCCACGTCACCGCGCCCGCCCTCGCCCAGCGGGTCACCGAGCTGGTCCTGGAGGCCGCCGCGCTGCGGCCGGAGCTGGCCGGGCAGGTGGCCGGGTTCGTCGAGCGCCGCCTGGACCAGGGCGCCGAGTCCCGTACCGTCCTGCTGCCGCTGGTCACCGAGTTGCTCGACGAAGGTCCCGAGCCGGTCCGGGCGGCCCTCGCGACCGTCCTCGGCGCGGCCGGTACCCTCGCCTCGCGACCGCTGCGCCAGGAACTCCTGGAGTTCCTGCTGGACCGGGAGCGCGACCCGGGCGTCCTGGACGCGCTGCTGCACGCGGCCGCCGCGCAGCGCGAGGACGACGGCGACGGGATGCGCGAGCTGGTCAGGCGCACCGGACTGCTGCTGGTCCGCACCCCGGACGGGGCGACCCGGTTCGACCGGGGGCTGGTCGACCTGGGCCGGCACGTCCCCGGATTCGCCGCCCTGATGGCCCGCTGGCTCACCGACACCCCGCAGGAGTGGGCCGCGGTCGTCGGGCCCAGCACCCGCCGCATGCTGGGAAACCTCGCGGGCGTCCGGGTCCCGGCATGA
- the truB gene encoding tRNA pseudouridine(55) synthase TruB, with amino-acid sequence MTSKPTPPDGLVIVDKPSGFTSHDVVAKMRGIARTRRVGHAGTLDPMATGVLVLGVERATKLLGHLALTEKEYLGTIRLGQNTVTDDAEGEITSSTDASEVTREAVDAGIAKLTGAIMQVPSKVSAIKIDGVRSYKRARDGEDFDIPARPVTVSSFAVYDVRDAVAEDGTAVLDLVVSVVCSSGTYIRALARDLGADLGVGGHLTALRRTRVGPYKLDSARTLDQLQQELTVMPIAEAAGAAFRRWDVDERRARLLTNGVRLEMPDEYAGTGPVAVFDPEGRFLALVEEQKGKAKSLAVFT; translated from the coding sequence ATGACCAGCAAGCCCACCCCGCCCGACGGCCTCGTCATCGTCGACAAGCCGTCGGGCTTCACCTCGCACGACGTCGTCGCCAAGATGCGGGGCATCGCCCGCACCCGGCGCGTCGGGCACGCCGGCACCCTCGACCCCATGGCCACGGGTGTCCTCGTCCTCGGCGTCGAGCGGGCCACCAAGCTCCTCGGGCACCTCGCCCTCACCGAGAAGGAGTACCTGGGGACGATCCGCCTCGGGCAGAACACGGTCACGGACGACGCCGAGGGCGAGATCACCTCGTCCACCGACGCCTCCGAGGTCACCCGCGAGGCCGTCGACGCCGGAATCGCCAAGCTGACCGGCGCCATCATGCAGGTCCCGTCCAAGGTCAGCGCCATCAAGATCGACGGCGTCCGGTCGTACAAGCGCGCCCGGGACGGCGAGGACTTCGACATCCCGGCCCGCCCGGTGACCGTGTCGTCGTTCGCCGTGTACGACGTCCGGGACGCCGTCGCCGAGGACGGCACCGCCGTCCTCGACCTGGTCGTCTCCGTCGTCTGCTCCTCCGGCACCTACATCCGCGCGCTCGCCCGCGACCTCGGCGCCGACCTGGGCGTCGGCGGCCACCTCACCGCGCTGCGCCGCACCCGCGTCGGACCGTACAAGCTGGACTCCGCGCGCACCCTCGACCAGCTCCAGCAGGAGCTGACCGTGATGCCGATCGCGGAGGCGGCGGGCGCCGCGTTCCGCCGCTGGGACGTCGACGAGCGGCGGGCCCGGCTGCTCACCAACGGCGTGCGCCTGGAGATGCCCGACGAGTACGCGGGCACCGGCCCCGTGGCCGTGTTCGACCCCGAGGGCCGCTTCCTGGCACTCGTCGAGGAGCAGAAGGGCAAGGCGAAGAGCCTCGCCGTCTTCACCTGA
- the rbfA gene encoding 30S ribosome-binding factor RbfA encodes MADNARAKRLADLIREVVAQKLQRGIKDPRLGTHVTITDTRVTGDLREATVFYTVYGDEEERKAAAAGLESAKGILRSEVGRAAGVKFTPTLAFVADALPDTARNIEDLLDRARQSDAKVREASAGAAYAGEADPYRKPGEDDADETDDTAE; translated from the coding sequence GTGGCCGACAACGCGCGGGCTAAGAGGCTGGCGGACCTCATCCGAGAGGTGGTGGCCCAGAAGCTGCAGCGCGGGATCAAGGACCCGCGGCTCGGCACCCACGTCACCATCACGGACACCCGGGTCACGGGTGACCTCAGGGAGGCGACCGTCTTCTACACGGTGTACGGCGACGAGGAGGAGCGGAAGGCGGCGGCCGCCGGTCTGGAGAGTGCCAAGGGCATCCTCCGGTCCGAGGTCGGCCGTGCCGCCGGCGTGAAGTTCACGCCCACCCTCGCCTTCGTGGCGGACGCCCTCCCGGACACCGCCCGCAACATCGAGGACCTCCTCGACCGCGCGCGCCAGTCCGACGCGAAGGTCCGCGAGGCCTCGGCGGGCGCCGCCTACGCAGGTGAGGCCGACCCGTACAGGAAGCCGGGCGAGGACGACGCCGACGAGACGGACGACACCGCCGAATGA
- a CDS encoding DUF503 domain-containing protein: MYVGTLSFDLLLGDIHSLKEKRSVVRPIVAELQRKYAVSAAEVDHLDLHRRAGIGLAMVSGDAAHLTDVLDRCERLVAGRPEVELLSVRRRFHGDDD, encoded by the coding sequence ATGTACGTGGGGACCCTGTCCTTCGACCTCCTCCTCGGCGACATCCACTCGCTCAAGGAGAAGCGCTCCGTCGTCCGCCCGATCGTCGCCGAGCTCCAGCGGAAGTACGCCGTGAGCGCGGCCGAGGTGGACCACCTGGACCTTCACCGCAGGGCCGGCATCGGCCTCGCCATGGTCTCCGGCGACGCCGCGCACCTCACCGACGTACTCGACCGGTGCGAACGGCTGGTCGCCGGCCGCCCCGAGGTGGAACTGCTGTCCGTCAGACGGCGCTTCCACGGCGACGACGACTAG
- the infB gene encoding translation initiation factor IF-2, with translation MAKVRVYELAKEFGVESKVVMAKLQELGEFVRSASSTIEAPVVRKLTDAFQGGGKSAPRKAAPRPAAPSPAQAARSAAPKPGAPRPAAPQPQAQAPAAPAAPQAPVTPAPAPVTPAPAASGSRPVPGPKPAPRPAPAAPEFTAPPAPPAAAAQSPAAAQGQRPQGAGPRPNQGAPRPGGRPAPGQRDARPGQGAPRPGGQAPRPGGARPAGPRPGNNPFTSGGSTGMARPQAPRPQGGARPGGPGAPGAGPRPQAPGAQGGGPRPQAPGGSRPSPSGMPRPQGGPRPGGGSAGPRPNPGMMPQRPAAGPRPGPGGGGRGPGGAGRPGGAGRPGGGGGFAGRPGGGGGARPGGGGGFAGRPGGAPGGGGGFGGGPGGGGGGRPGFGGRPGGPGGRGGTQGAFGRPGGPARRGRKSKRQRRQEYEAMQAPSVGGVMLPRGNGETIRLSRGASLTDFAEKINANPASLVAVMMNLGEMVTATQSVSDETLQLLAGEMNYQVQIVSPEEEDRELLESFDIEFGEDEGDEEDLVVRPPVVTVMGHVDHGKTRLLDAIRKTNVIAGEAGGITQHIGAYQVSTEVNDEERKITFIDTPGHEAFTAMRARGAKSTDIAILVVAANDGVMPQTVEALNHAKAADVPIVVAVNKIDVEGADPTKVRGQLTEYGLVAEEYGGDTMFVDISAKQGLHIDSLLEAVVLTADASLDLRANPHQDAQGISIESRLDRGRGAVATVLVQRGTLRVGDTMVVGDAYGRVRAMLDDNGNNVAEAGPSTPVQVLGLTNVPGAGDNFLVVEEDRTARQIAEKRAARERNAAFAKRTRRVSLEDLDKVLKAGEVQQLNLIIKGDASGSVEALESSLLQLDVGEEVDIRVLHRGVGAVTESDIDLAMGSDAIVIGFNVRAAGRAAQMAEREGVDVRYYSVIYQAIEEIEAALKGMLKPEFEEVELGTAEIREVFKSSKLGNIAGVLIRSGEVKRNTKARLVRDGKVIAENLNIEGLRRFKDDVTEIREGYEGGINLGNFNDIKIDDVIATYEMREKPRV, from the coding sequence GTGGCTAAGGTCCGGGTATACGAACTCGCCAAGGAGTTCGGGGTTGAGAGCAAGGTCGTCATGGCCAAGCTCCAGGAACTCGGTGAATTCGTCCGTTCGGCGTCCTCGACGATCGAGGCGCCCGTAGTACGCAAGCTGACCGACGCGTTCCAGGGCGGCGGCAAGTCCGCCCCGCGCAAGGCAGCCCCCAGGCCCGCTGCGCCCTCTCCGGCGCAGGCGGCACGTTCGGCTGCCCCCAAGCCCGGCGCCCCGCGTCCGGCCGCCCCGCAGCCGCAGGCTCAGGCCCCGGCGGCCCCCGCGGCTCCGCAGGCGCCGGTGACCCCGGCTCCGGCCCCGGTCACCCCGGCGCCGGCCGCCTCCGGCTCGCGTCCCGTCCCGGGCCCGAAGCCCGCGCCGCGTCCGGCTCCGGCCGCGCCCGAGTTCACCGCCCCGCCGGCGCCTCCGGCCGCCGCGGCGCAGAGCCCGGCCGCCGCGCAGGGTCAGCGTCCGCAGGGCGCCGGTCCCCGTCCGAACCAGGGTGCCCCGCGTCCCGGTGGCCGTCCGGCTCCCGGCCAGCGCGACGCCCGTCCCGGTCAGGGCGCGCCGCGTCCCGGTGGCCAGGCGCCGCGTCCGGGCGGTGCCCGTCCGGCCGGTCCGCGCCCCGGTAACAACCCCTTCACGTCCGGTGGCTCCACCGGCATGGCCCGCCCGCAGGCCCCGCGCCCGCAGGGCGGTGCTCGCCCCGGTGGCCCCGGTGCCCCCGGCGCGGGTCCCCGTCCCCAGGCGCCCGGCGCCCAGGGCGGCGGTCCGCGTCCCCAGGCTCCCGGTGGTTCCCGCCCGAGCCCGTCCGGCATGCCCCGTCCGCAGGGCGGTCCGCGTCCCGGCGGCGGCTCCGCGGGCCCGCGTCCGAACCCCGGCATGATGCCGCAGCGTCCCGCTGCCGGCCCGCGTCCCGGCCCCGGTGGCGGCGGTCGCGGTCCCGGCGGTGCGGGTCGTCCCGGCGGCGCCGGTCGTCCCGGTGGCGGCGGCGGCTTCGCCGGTCGTCCCGGTGGCGGCGGTGGCGCCCGTCCGGGTGGTGGCGGCGGCTTCGCCGGCCGTCCCGGCGGTGCTCCCGGCGGTGGCGGCGGCTTCGGCGGCGGTCCCGGCGGCGGTGGCGGCGGTCGTCCCGGCTTCGGCGGTCGTCCCGGCGGCCCCGGTGGCCGTGGTGGCACGCAGGGCGCCTTCGGTCGTCCCGGTGGTCCCGCGCGTCGTGGTCGCAAGTCGAAGCGGCAGAGGCGCCAGGAGTATGAGGCCATGCAGGCCCCGAGCGTCGGCGGCGTGATGCTGCCTCGCGGCAACGGCGAGACCATTCGCCTGTCGCGCGGTGCCTCCCTCACCGACTTCGCCGAGAAGATCAACGCCAACCCGGCGTCGCTCGTCGCGGTGATGATGAACCTGGGCGAGATGGTCACGGCCACGCAGTCCGTCTCCGACGAGACCCTGCAGCTCCTCGCCGGCGAGATGAACTACCAGGTTCAGATCGTCAGCCCGGAGGAGGAGGACCGCGAGCTTCTCGAGTCCTTCGACATCGAGTTCGGCGAGGACGAGGGCGACGAGGAGGACCTGGTGGTCCGCCCGCCGGTCGTCACCGTCATGGGTCACGTCGACCACGGCAAGACCCGACTGCTCGACGCCATCCGCAAGACGAACGTCATCGCGGGCGAGGCCGGCGGCATCACCCAGCACATCGGTGCCTACCAGGTCTCGACCGAGGTCAACGACGAAGAGCGCAAGATCACCTTCATCGACACCCCGGGTCACGAGGCGTTCACCGCCATGCGTGCCCGTGGTGCGAAGTCGACCGACATCGCGATCCTGGTCGTCGCGGCCAACGACGGCGTCATGCCGCAGACGGTCGAGGCGCTCAACCACGCGAAGGCGGCCGACGTCCCGATCGTCGTCGCGGTCAACAAGATCGACGTCGAGGGCGCCGACCCGACCAAGGTGCGCGGTCAGCTGACCGAGTACGGCCTGGTGGCCGAGGAGTACGGCGGCGACACCATGTTCGTCGACATCTCCGCCAAGCAGGGTCTGCACATCGACTCGCTGCTGGAGGCCGTGGTCCTCACCGCGGACGCCTCGCTCGACCTGCGGGCCAACCCGCACCAGGACGCGCAGGGTATTTCCATCGAGTCCCGTCTCGACCGCGGCCGCGGTGCCGTGGCGACGGTCCTCGTCCAGCGAGGCACCCTGCGGGTCGGCGACACGATGGTCGTGGGCGACGCCTACGGTCGCGTCCGCGCCATGCTCGACGACAACGGCAACAACGTCGCCGAGGCCGGCCCCTCCACGCCGGTCCAGGTCCTGGGTCTGACCAACGTCCCGGGCGCCGGTGACAACTTCCTCGTGGTCGAGGAGGACCGTACGGCCCGCCAGATCGCCGAGAAGCGTGCCGCCCGCGAGCGCAACGCGGCCTTCGCGAAGCGGACGCGCCGCGTCTCCCTCGAGGACCTGGACAAGGTGCTCAAGGCCGGCGAGGTCCAGCAGCTCAACCTCATCATCAAGGGTGACGCTTCTGGTTCCGTCGAGGCCCTGGAGTCCTCCCTGCTCCAGCTGGACGTCGGCGAAGAGGTCGACATCCGCGTCCTGCACCGCGGCGTCGGTGCGGTCACGGAGTCCGACATCGACCTGGCGATGGGCTCGGACGCCATCGTGATCGGCTTCAACGTCCGCGCGGCCGGCCGCGCGGCGCAGATGGCCGAGCGCGAGGGCGTGGACGTCCGGTACTACTCGGTCATCTACCAGGCGATCGAGGAGATCGAGGCGGCCCTCAAGGGCATGCTCAAGCCGGAGTTCGAGGAGGTCGAGCTCGGTACGGCGGAGATCCGCGAGGTCTTCAAGTCGTCCAAGCTGGGCAACATCGCCGGTGTCCTCATCCGCTCGGGCGAGGTCAAGCGCAACACGAAGGCCCGCCTCGTCCGCGACGGCAAGGTCATCGCGGAGAACCTCAACATCGAGGGCCTGCGCCGCTTCAAGGACGACGTCACCGAGATCCGCGAAGGCTACGAGGGTGGTATCAACCTCGGAAACTTCAACGACATCAAGATCGACGACGTCATCGCGACGTACGAGATGCGCGAGAAGCCGCGGGTGTAA
- a CDS encoding YlxR family protein, giving the protein MSGRTHARACPERTCVGCRQRAAKTELLRIVAVEDECVPDPRGTLPGRGAYVHPVQVCLDQAVRRRALPRALRAPGPLDVKALRRYVEQ; this is encoded by the coding sequence GTGTCTGGCCGGACGCATGCCCGTGCATGCCCTGAGCGCACCTGTGTGGGGTGCAGGCAGCGAGCGGCCAAGACCGAACTGCTGCGGATCGTGGCGGTCGAGGACGAATGCGTCCCCGATCCTCGCGGTACGCTGCCCGGCCGGGGTGCATATGTACACCCCGTCCAGGTCTGTCTGGACCAGGCGGTACGCCGCCGGGCACTCCCGCGGGCGCTGCGTGCCCCGGGTCCGCTGGACGTAAAGGCGTTGCGCCGGTACGTCGAGCAGTAA
- the nusA gene encoding transcription termination factor NusA yields MDIDMSALRGLVREKEISFDLLVEAIESALLIAYHRTEGSRRHARVVLDRNTGHVTVWAKEDPEDLEEGQEAREFDDTPSDFGRIAATTAKQVILQRLRDAEDDATLGEYAGREGDIVTGVVQQGRDPKNVLVDIGKLEAILPVQEQVPGETYPHGMRLRSYVVRVAKGVRGPSVTLSRTHPNLVKKLFALEVPEIADGSVEISAIAREAGHRTKIAVRSTRSGLNAKGACIGPMGGRVRNVMGELNGEKIDIVDWSDDPAEMVANALSPARVSKVEVVDLASRSARVTVPDYQLSLAIGKEGQNARLAARLTGWRIDIRPDTEQASE; encoded by the coding sequence GTGGACATCGACATGAGCGCCCTGCGGGGCTTGGTTCGGGAGAAGGAGATCTCCTTCGACCTGCTGGTCGAGGCGATCGAGTCGGCCCTCCTCATCGCCTACCACCGCACCGAGGGAAGCCGCCGCCACGCGCGCGTGGTGCTCGACCGGAACACCGGGCACGTGACCGTGTGGGCGAAGGAGGACCCCGAGGACCTGGAGGAGGGGCAGGAGGCGCGCGAGTTCGACGACACCCCGTCGGACTTCGGGCGGATCGCCGCCACCACCGCCAAGCAGGTGATCCTGCAGCGGCTGCGCGACGCCGAGGACGACGCCACGCTCGGCGAGTACGCGGGCCGCGAGGGCGACATCGTCACCGGCGTGGTCCAGCAGGGCCGCGACCCGAAGAACGTGCTCGTCGACATCGGCAAGCTGGAGGCCATCCTGCCGGTGCAGGAGCAGGTCCCCGGCGAGACCTACCCACACGGGATGCGACTGAGGTCGTACGTCGTACGGGTGGCGAAGGGCGTCCGCGGTCCCTCCGTCACGCTCTCCCGCACCCATCCGAACCTCGTGAAGAAGCTCTTCGCGCTGGAGGTGCCGGAGATCGCCGACGGATCCGTCGAGATCTCCGCCATCGCCCGTGAGGCCGGCCACCGTACGAAGATCGCGGTCCGTTCCACCCGTTCGGGCCTGAACGCCAAGGGCGCCTGCATCGGCCCCATGGGCGGCCGGGTCCGCAACGTCATGGGCGAGCTGAACGGCGAGAAGATCGACATCGTCGACTGGTCGGACGACCCGGCCGAGATGGTGGCGAACGCGCTGTCCCCGGCCCGTGTCTCCAAGGTCGAGGTCGTGGACCTGGCGTCCCGGTCCGCCCGGGTGACCGTGCCGGACTACCAGCTGTCGCTGGCGATCGGCAAAGAGGGGCAGAACGCCCGGCTCGCCGCCCGGCTCACCGGCTGGCGCATCGACATCCGCCCGGACACCGAACAGGCGTCCGAGTAG
- the rimP gene encoding ribosome maturation factor RimP: MSTTQSERLRELLEPLVTSQGLDLEEIAVDSVGRKRVLRVVVDSDTGADLDQIADVSRELSAKLDETDAMGEGEYTLEVGTPGAERRLTEHRHYLRAVDRLVRFQLAEGGELVARILDVDDEGLELEVPGVKGRKATARRLAFGDIDKARVQVEFNRKDKKDMTEEEEA; the protein is encoded by the coding sequence ATGAGCACCACCCAGAGCGAGAGGCTGCGAGAGCTCCTGGAACCGCTCGTCACCTCCCAGGGACTGGATCTCGAAGAGATCGCCGTGGACTCCGTCGGACGCAAGCGTGTGCTGCGCGTCGTCGTCGACTCCGACACCGGGGCGGACCTGGACCAGATCGCCGATGTGAGCCGTGAGCTCTCGGCGAAGCTCGACGAGACGGACGCGATGGGCGAGGGGGAGTACACCCTGGAGGTCGGCACCCCCGGCGCGGAGCGCCGGCTCACGGAGCACCGGCACTACCTGCGCGCAGTGGACCGCCTGGTCAGATTCCAGCTGGCCGAGGGCGGGGAACTGGTCGCCAGAATCCTGGACGTCGACGACGAGGGCCTCGAACTGGAGGTGCCCGGCGTCAAGGGCCGCAAGGCCACCGCCCGCAGACTCGCGTTCGGCGACATCGACAAGGCGCGGGTGCAGGTCGAGTTCAACCGCAAGGACAAGAAGGACATGACGGAAGAGGAGGAGGCGTAG
- a CDS encoding ferritin-like domain-containing protein, whose translation MSDEAEEGVLKALQAALAAEHAAVYGYGVVGGRIGGQRLAEARSAYDAHRAGRDALVREVRDLGGAPVAASAAYALPFAVTDTATAVRLAAELEARVADVYSDLVRASSGERRGSAAAALREAAVRAVRWSGESVAFPGLAERAGSGAAAGGSASPSPPLSASATP comes from the coding sequence GTGAGCGACGAGGCGGAGGAGGGCGTCCTCAAGGCGCTCCAGGCGGCACTGGCGGCCGAACACGCGGCGGTCTACGGCTACGGCGTCGTCGGCGGCCGGATCGGCGGGCAGCGGTTGGCCGAGGCACGCTCGGCGTACGACGCGCACCGGGCCGGCCGGGACGCACTGGTCCGTGAGGTACGGGACCTGGGCGGTGCGCCCGTCGCCGCGAGCGCCGCGTACGCGCTGCCGTTCGCCGTCACGGACACCGCCACGGCCGTACGGCTCGCGGCCGAGCTGGAGGCGCGGGTGGCCGACGTGTACTCCGACCTGGTCCGGGCTTCCTCCGGGGAGCGGCGCGGTTCGGCGGCGGCCGCGCTGCGCGAGGCCGCGGTGCGGGCCGTGCGCTGGAGCGGGGAGAGCGTAGCCTTCCCTGGGCTCGCCGAACGGGCGGGTTCCGGAGCGGCGGCCGGCGGGTCGGCCTCGCCCTCGCCCCCGCTGTCTGCCTCGGCCACCCCCTAG